The following are encoded in a window of Trichomycterus rosablanca isolate fTriRos1 chromosome 13, fTriRos1.hap1, whole genome shotgun sequence genomic DNA:
- the ppp1r13ba gene encoding protein phosphatase 1, regulatory subunit 13Ba isoform X7 yields MRGQVDYSKLINGNLCTYPSPPYSQSWFTLITITGSAVEIENVNTLFQEKQVELQQAVVKVEQLTQQLEDLRHKRITDSQPAGGAALELHKLYQELQMRNKLNQEQNTKLQQQKNMLNKRNLEVSMMDRRIDELRERLHRKKTELGRVSVPSSPQSVPVSSGRVAAVFPYIQTPSVTGRQDRGYSLTPDPLKPHLLTAQINHTRSRSDDDPPRKPSGPWKVSDLDIVVDREGPVRSTTNDANWNMGSVKAPDWKDLSQDPGKMTVGEKGSSKVLGTVTALSRHPSSIYGTYPSVGHHSTICATSSLPRSAPGTLAWHRPTGSSSQIQQRITVPPSPTSSAGSPVLPPAERTEPPLAAAVRPFVSDRGSRPQSPRKGPATMNSSSIYHVYLQQPAAKNYQSSSTRAAVKAVYGKPVLPNSSSSSPVSFQHQTSREDSERESESEMTPQASVENIPRPLSPTKLTPVAHSPLRYQSDIDLEVLRRKLANAPRPLKKRSSITEPEGPGGPNIQKLLYQRFNTLAGGIESVTPFFQPDAALGPPGDAHPANGNVAEESRRTEAQTSGPIVSQPVRSPVPDAREKKAEKTDRVETLITEPTDTKEEAQNNSQSLSDKNRKSAPVEKETAEQPGVTNTVKRTNLKKPGSERTGHGLRVKFNPLALLLDASLEGEFDLVQRIIYEVDNPSTPNDEGITPLHNSVCAGHYHIVKFLLDFGVNINAADSDGWTPLHCAASCNSVHLCKLLVESGAAVFATTISDVETPADKCEEMESGYIQCSQFLYGVQEKLGVMNKGAVYALWDYEARSPDELSFRDGDALTVLRRRDESETEWWWARLNEREGYVPRNLLGLYPRIKPRQRSLA; encoded by the exons ATGAGGGGACAAGTGGATTATAGTAAACTCATCAACGGGAACCTGTGTACGTATCCCTCACCCCcctacagtcagtcatggttTACCCTCATCACCATCACAGGGTCAG CGGTGGAGATCGAGAACGTGAACACACTGTTTCAGGAGAAGCAGGTGGAGCTGCAGCAGGCCGTGGTGAAGGTGGAGCAGCTCACACAGCAGCTGGAGGACCTGCGACACAAACGCATCACAGACTCACAACCTGCAGGGGGCGCCGCGCTGGAACTGCACAAACTCTACCAGGAACTGCAG atgagGAACAAGCTGAATCAGGAGCAGAACACTAAGCTTCAGCAGCAGAAGAACATGCTAAATAAACGCAACCTGGAGGTGAGCATGATGGACCGGCGCATCGACGAGCTGAGGGAGCGTCTGCACAGGAAGAAAACAGAG TTGGGGCGTGTCAGTGTCCCGTCCTCCCCTCAGTCTGTCCCCGTCTCCTCCGGCCGGGTCGCCGCCGTGTTCCCGTACATCCAGACGCCCTCGGTCACGGGGAGGCAGGACAGAGGCTACAGTCTGACCCCTGACCCCCTCAAACCACATCTACTGACTGCTCAGATAAACCACACACGGTCCAGATCAG ACGATGATCCGCCCAGGAAACCCTCGGGTCCGTGGAAGGTGTCGGATTTAGACATCGTAGTGGACCGTGAGGGGCCGGTCAGATCCACCA CTAACGATGCTAACTGGAACATGGGCTCCGTCAAAGCGCCCGACTGGAAGGACCTGAGCCAGGACCCCGGGAAGATGACCGTCGGTGAGAAG GGATCTTCGAAAGTTCTGGGCACCGTCACGGCCCTGTCCAGACACCCGTCCTCCATCTACGGCACCTACCCCAGCGTGGGTCACCACTCCACCATCTGTGCCACCAGCTCCCTGCCCCGCTCGGCCCCGGGCACGCTGGCCTGGCACCGACCCACCGGCTCCTCGTCACAGATCCAGCAGAGGATCACCGTCCCTCCCAGCCCCACATCGTCCGCCGGCTCGCCCGTGTTACCCCCCGCCGAGAGGACCGAGCCGCCCCTGGCCGCCGCCGTCCGCCCGTTCGTCTCGGACCGGGGGTCCCGACCGCAGTCTCCGAGGAAGGGTCCGGCCACCATGAACTCCAGCTCCATCTATCACGTGTACCTGCAGCAACCGGCGGCCAAGAACTACCAGAGCAGCAGCACCAGGGCCGCCGTCAAAGCAG TTTACGGGAAGCCGGTCTTGCCGAACTCCAGCTCCTCGTCTCCCGTCTCCTTCCAGCACCAGACGTCCCGAGAGGACTCGGAGCGCGAGTCCGAATCCGAGATGACCCCACAGGCCAGCGTGGAGAACATCCCGCGGCCCCTGAGCCCCACCAAACTCACCCCGGTGGCGCACTCCCCGCTGCGCTACCAGAGCGACATCGATCTGGAGGTGCTGAGGAGGAAGCTGGCCAACGCCCCGCGCCCTCTCAAGAAACGCAGCTCCATCACCGAGCCCGAGGGCCCGGGCGGCCCCAACATCCAGAAGCTGCTCTACCAGCGTTTCAACACGCTCGCCGGCGGCATCGAATCCGTCACGCCCTTCTTCCAACCCGACGCTGCGCTCGGCCCGCCGGGCGACGCCCATCCGGCTAACGGAAACGTAGCAGAGGAGAGCAGACGAACCGAAGCGCAGACGTCCGGACCGATTGTCTCGCAACCCGTGCGCTCACCTGTGCCCGACGCCAGAGAAAAAAAGGCGGAGAAAACGGATCGTGTAGAGACTCTGATCACAGAGCCCACAGATACTAAAGAGGAAGCTCAGAacaacagtcagtcattgtcAGACAAGAACAGGAAGTCTGCACCAGTGGAGAAGGAAACCGCCGAGCAGCCCGGTGTCACCAACACT GTGAAGAGGACGAACCTGAAGAAGCCGGGGTCCGAGAGGACGGGTCACGGTCTGAGGGTGAAGTTCAACCCGCTGGCACTGCTGCTGGACGCCTCGCTGGAGGGAGAGTTCGACCTGGTACAGAGGATCATATACGAG GTGGATAATCCCAGCACCCCCAACGACGAGGGCATCACCCCCCTCCACAACTCCGTGTGTGCCGGGCACTATCACATCGTCAAGTTCCTGCTGGATTTCGGAGTGAACATCAACGCTGCAGACAGCGACGGCTG GACCCCCCTCCACtgcgcagcgtcctgtaacAGCGTTCATCTCTGTAAGCTGTTGGTGGAGTCGGGCGCCGCCGTGTTCGCCACCACCATCAGCGACGTGGAGACGCCGGCCGACAAGTGTGAGGAGATGGAGAGCGGCTACATCCAGTGCTCCCAGTTCCTGTACG GGGTGCAGGAGAAGCTGGGCGTGATGAACAAGGGGGCGGTTTACGCCCTGTGGGATTACGAGGCGCGGAGTCCGGACGAGCTCTCGTTCCGGGACGGCGACGCCCTGACGGTGCTGAGGCGGCGGGACGAGAGCGAGACCGAGTGGTGGTGGGCGCGGCTGAACGAGCGCGAGGGCTACGTCCCCCGAAACCTGCTGGGG TTGTACCCGAGGATCAAGCCCAGGCAGCGATCTCTGGCGTAG